The genomic segment ATTCCACAGTTGACTTCTGCTGGATCGCTCTGCTGTCCAATATCTCATATTTCAAAAAATTGAAAGCCGCATCTGTTGTAAATGAAAGATAACCCTTTACAGTATGATCATCATTTAAAACGGGGACAACATATTTCACCAAAGTATCTCCCAAAGTTTTAACATAGAGAACTGGCTTAGAATTCAGTAATTCATTTTGTAGAATTTCCAGATTTTTATGTTTGAATGACCTGTGGGTAACTTTTAAAACTTCTTTTACTTCTTCACTGGTGATATTGTAATTTCCACTATTTTCGATTGTGCTGTTTATCTTTTGACAGCTATTGATACATATAGAAGTTAGAAATAAAAAAAGCAAAAATAGGTTGTCTTTTATATTGTTTCTTTTCATGAAAAATCATTTATATATGCAAATATAATATTTAAATAAATGTGTGTCCTGGGTTAAAATATTTTTTAAAAACTCTTTAGTCATTTTGAAGCAGAAAAATGAATATATATGCCGGATTGGCAGAGATATGAACACCTGATCGGACTGGATCAACAACCGGATTTTGGGTGCATATCCTCCGGATTATGCAGGCAGTCAAGAAAAAGTAAATTTAAATTAAAATAAAATCCTTTTTCAGCTCCTCAGTAGGGCCAATCCATACTATTAATAAAATACTTAAAAATAGTACCAATAAAAATACTGCAAAACCAATCATCCACCTTGATTTACATAAAATATAGTCAAAGTCTTGTTTGAAATTCTCGTATATATTAGAATACCTCTTTTGAAAATTATCACGTTCGTCCGTTATGTCTTTCTTTAGTTTAATTAGATCGAAAAAGACAAACCCTATTGTACCCATAACAAAAATTACATAGGCGGAGATAAGATACACAACAAAGCTATTTGCCAACCCATTATTTGTCACAAAGTTACTACTCAATAATGCTGCCCCAATCGTTAAAGGAATGGATATTAATTGTCCACTGAGCTTGTTCTGATAATCATTTAAACTATTAAAATATTGCTCCTGATCCTTTTTGAATAGTTTAGAAATCTTATCAAAAGAGAACTTACTTATGTAAAGAAAATAGCTCTTCTCTGTGTTAGCAAACAAATACTCAAAATTCTCATAAAGCCAAAAGAAAGTTTTCTTGGAATCTGATTGTTTGTCAAAAAAAGCGCAGATGGTATTTTTGAAACAAGCTAACCATTCTTGATTGTTTATTCTTTCTAAAAATTTATCGATATTAAGATACTCAAATTTTCTATTGTATAGTTCATCTACTTTTTTTTGGTAATTGATTTTTACCAACAAATTGTCGTCACCTTTTGAGGCAAAGAAAAGTTCATTTTGCGGATGCGCTTTCTCCAATTCTATCAATTGGTTTTTTATGTCCAAAAAAATATTCAAAAGATCACGATATTGTACGACGTTGAGGATAAAGCCTCCATTTTTTGTCTCATCATTAGCAGCTCTCTCCTTTGAGAAATTTTCATATAATATACAGGTTTTATCATAATCCCAAATAAAAATATCCCTGCCATCAAGGGATAAATTATTTGAACAAACTCGATCATAAAAAGTATCCTTATTTTGAAAAAAGAGTATTTGGCTTTTATCAATATTAATTTCAATTATTTTACTTCCAGACTTATCGAAATCAATATTGGAACTTTGCAAGTCACTAGTGATAGCTGAAATATCTTCTTTAAGCTCTATTTCTAATGAACCGTTTTCGTACCTGATATCCTGAAGAACTTTTGACTTCTCGATAATTTCGTGTAATAACAGTAAGTCAGATAGATTGTCAATTTTCTTCATTTCGTTGTTGCCACAATTGGTTATAAATTGACCTGTTTTTAATTATAACACAGCCATCTTTCAATTCTACAGTTTCGTTTTGAAAGTGCTCTACGTCTAGGCTTACACTTATACCCTTTACTGACGCCTTATACCGTATAAGCTTTTTTAGAGAACTTGTATTAACTTTAAAATCTGAATCTAACTCAGTACCATAGCTTTCTTCCGCATACGTTCTTAAATATGATGGATCCTGATAAAACAAATCACTTAATCTATCGACATTAATATAACCTTTATTGGCTCTTTGTTCACTCCAAATAGTATCATGAATATGTTTTAAAAAATCATCCTCATCTCCATCAAAAGTATCGGGTTCACCGATTTCTTTTATAATCTGTATTAGATTATTTGTGTTAATTTTGCTACTAGTTCCATCATCTACACAAACCCAATCCTTAAAATACTGGGATGCATCTTCCGTTCTTTTGCTTATTATTGCTATATAATTTCGATCTGTCTTTGCAACATAAGAATTTACATTTAATCGGAATCCCATCGCCATTTGCTCGATATTTATATTTTGTGTAGTATCTACGCTATATATTTTATGTTCTTCATCCCAAGAAATATTAAATGCATCTTTATTTCTCACAATAACAATCGATAAGAAATTTATTCCTTTCAGCTCATAATCCGAAAAAACATAAAAACCACCTGTTGCAAAAGGTATATTCTCTACAAGATCTTCTAATTTTCTCATTCCGGTTTTACTCCATGAAAGAAATCTTTTATCAGTTTTATCTTTATTTATATATTTATGAGCATTTATATAAATAGGTTCAGATTGAGTATTAGTTTTAAATCGATGGTAACTCGTAATTGACTTCTCAAATGACTCATGAATATTCTCAATCATTTTAGTTAATCCATCGTTGACCAATAAAAGAGATTCAGACGGCGTGTAGTCTACTTCTGTTTTTCCAGATTCCTTTATAAGTTCATGTATAATTAATCTATTAAGCTTCATTTTGAATTAGGTTAAATCTTTGATTTCATCTCACAAATAATACTCGTGATGTCTCCACTAAATTTGGCATTACCAAGTTACAAAATAACTTTCTTTTAATAACCATAACAATTCCCATCTTTTTAATTTGACAGCCTCGCAATGAGATTTTCGCTTTTACCTTTCTACATGTTGCGAAATCGTCGTTTCCGACTTGCAGAAGCAATACATGAACAGTTTTCGGAACTACTAAATTTCGGTCTGTAACACATTGGTAACGCTTTTTCTAATTCTCTAAAAGGAATTAATCTATGAAACTAAATTATTGAAAAACCCGTAATCATTGCTTACAACTAATTTCCTGTCAAGGTATAGATTAGATAGTTCACAAGTTGTTTCGGGTGTCAGTGTACAAGAATGACAAGCTGAAAGGTTCAATTGCCCTACACCTTGTCCTTCGGATTCTATACAGATCGGGTCAGAAGAACAATCAGTTGCTCTGAAAATGGCACTATTAATAATGTTATTTAGATTTTTTAAATCGTTGCACAAATTTGAAAGTCCGCCTAAATAACCGTCCGTCCCATCAAAAGCGGAGATTAAAAAGCCATGCATTGTTTCACTAACATACAACCTTTCCGACAAAGAAGATGTAGGATAGCCACACACATATTCCAATTCACGCATTATTAAATGTGATAATGTATGTATCAACACTTTTCTTGGCGTTAACGATTTTGCAATGATTTGGTGCGATTTCCAATCTACATTTTCCGCATTTGATTTTATCTTTTCAGTTCGCTCAATTACTTCTAGTTGTCGTTCCCATTGTTTTAATTTATGTTCGTCTAAAACAAATAAGATCCCTTCACCATAACTTTCTAATGCTGGTAAAGTTCTTGTTTCAAAATTGTTTTTAGAAACAGATTGCCGTTGTACCGTGTATTCGTAATCTGTTGAATTTTGTAAAATTGAATCTACATCAATCGGTTCGTTTCGAGTAAACGAAGTTTGAACAGTCGTCTTTTTGAGTTTATCAATTTTTATGAGCTTGGAAAAACCATTGATGTGTGCATTACAGTCAATTACATGAAATTTGATTTGCTTGTTATCAGGTTGCTTTTTTTCTAAAAAATACTTGTATTCCGTTTCCCTATAAATATTATCAGGAATGTATTTGATGTCGCCTGTTTCCAAATACTGTTGAATTAGTTCCTTGTCAATTTTTTTCTGAATACTTACCAATTGAACAATCAACTCATTTGTAAAATCCCCACTTTCAACCATGTTGTCAATGTCAATTCTGATTTCCGTAGAAAGCGGATTTTGTAATTCTGGAATGTATAAACTACCCAATGAATTGGCATAATAAACGCTATTACTTGTTTTGAGTTTCACGCTCGTGTTTGCTTTACATTCTTCTTCGTGAAACTTACCGTTATCGGGTTTTAACCAATACTTCTTACCAGGACAAGGTTGCTCAAAATTGAAAACACCTCTTAAATTTGCTCTCTTCTTACAGTTTTTACATTCAATCCAAATACCCGAGAGTTCCGTATTCTCACGACTAATTTTATAAATTAAGTCTTGATTGTCACAGCACGTTTGTGTAAAGTCTAATTGAGGTCCATTTGGCTTTTCGGTTGCATTTTCGTTTTCTTCATCGTTTTGTTGGCTTATGTCACTTGACAAACGATTGTTCCAAAATTCCCACGGCAAATCGTGAATATGTCCGTTACTACAGGTCATTACAAAACGAATTTGTTCCAAATGATTTTCCTTGCAATCCTTATTACTGCATTTGGGTGGATTGAAAAAGTCAGTCTTTTTTCCTGAAGCCGTCCACCGTTTTTTCCATTCACTATAATTTGCAAAACGGTTGCAACGTGTGCAATAAAACCATTTCGGAAAATAACTTGCTTTTGGTCTTACGTTATGCAAAAACGAATCTCTATCGGTTGGAATTGCAACCAAATGTTTCAAATTCGGAAAACGATTTTTTAAGCGTTGTAATAAACGGTCGTCTTTAACAATGTAATGAGCCAACTTTTCGTTCAGTTCGCTGTACCCCCATTCATCAAAGGTTTCTATGATGATAGAATTATCCGTTGTTTCAATCAATGAACCTACACCGCCATAATTTGAAATATGTTTGCTTCTTCCGTGTTTTATTTTATCGTTCGGCATAAGTTCTAATATTGTTTAATTAAAATTTCAGCAGTTGGCTCGACGCTTCTCATTGATTGCATTGCTATTAATGTGTCATCGTCATTTTTCTTTTCCTGTATAGGAATAATTAAGGATGGGCGGTCTTTCCAATAATAATGCTTCAAGTCTTTATTTGATTCAAGTTTATACCTCCACTCTCTCAAAATGTCATCTATCTTTTCTGTGATAAGTTGAATATCGTTTTGAGCAAACTTGTGTTCAGTGAAAAGTTGAATTAAATTACTTCGTAATTCGTTTTCTACATTATCATCAATCAAAGCATTTGCCATGTCATTGGCTGTATATGGTGTCGTGTGTCTGAAATACGCAAGCACAAGCGTAAACAACATTTTTTCCAAAGCGTTTTCGGCAAATGGGGTTACGCTTAATGGTTGAACTTGCTTGTAGAATGTTTTGTGGAATTGGACGAAATCCTCGTAGTACGATAAATCACGAGTGTTAAAGGGGTCGTAAAGTGTAATTACCAAACCTTCATTCTTCCGTGCAACACGGCTACTTGCCTGAATATATTCGGCTGTGTTTGGTGGCATTCCGTTCATTACCATTACACCCAGTCTACCAACATCAAGCCCTACACTAATCATATTGGTTGCCAAAACCAAATCGTAAGCTGTGTGTTCTTTCATGTTACCGTCAAATTCTCTCTCTAATAAGTCCAAATTCTTTTTGATTTTCTCATTGGGAATACGGCTTGTCAATTCAATATTTCGGTAAGAAAGTTTGTTGTAATTGTTTGCTGAAATAAAATCATCATTCAAATAGCGAACTTGTAATTGCTTGATGATTGGCTTTAATTCGGAATTAATTTTGTTTGAAAAACGTCCGATTTCCTTCAAACTTTTGAAGTAGGAAAGAATTGTCCAAAAATTATCTGCTTCTTTTTTGTCGCTTGATTGTTTCCAAATTTCTAATCTTGCAAAAAGTAATGAAGCCAAAAGTTGCAAGTTGGTTACAACGGTTGTTTTTCCTGTCGGCAAAATTCCGATGTATTTTCGTTTACTTTCTTCAATGACTTTCGAGAAAAACGTATCATCTGCATTTGTTGCGTATTGCGGAAATACTCGGGCTTCTCGTCCGTACAAACCTTGAATTTGTTTGTCCACATTTTTCACAGTTGCGGTTGAAGCAATGATTTTCGGATTATCGCAAAGTTTCAACAAAGCGTTTTCAAATAAACCAACTAAACTTCCCAAAGTTCCGTTCAATAAGTGCAACTCGTCTTGAATAATCAACTCGGGTTTTCTGTTATTACGATTGTTGAAAAATGTTGTTGCTTCGCCTTTCCACGCAAGCATTGCAAATTTATCTACCGTTGCAAAAAGAACGGTTGGCGGTTTGTTGTAAATATCTTCATCAATCAACACAACAGGCAAACCGCCTTTGGTTTCTGAAAAATGACAAGCATCATTCAAACAATGGCATTGTAAATTTGCTTTTCCAACTCTGTGTCCAATTTGTAAAACCTTGTCGTCTTGGTTTAGTCTTGAAATAATTTTTGTGTTACACCACTGGCAATTTGATAATTGAAAAGGATTAACAACATGATTTTCACCTGTGTTTAGTTTTTCTTGCGCCTTTTTTAGTTTGGTTTCTGCTTCTTTTAATGTGTTTGGAATGGTTTGATTTCCTACCCAAAAACCAATAGAAACAGGCTTATCTCCTAAATCATTGTAATGGCTTCGGATAAATTCACAAGCTAAAATCATTTTTGAGGCTCGTTCAAATTGCTGTGCAGAAAGCAAACGCAAGGTGTAACGAATGATAATGTTTACACCGCCATAATTGTTGGAATAATTTATTCTTCGCCAAAAAATCAAAAAAGCTGAAACTGCTAAATACGCTTCTGTTTTACCGCCACCTGTGGGGAAGTACAACAAATCAATCAACTCTTTTTCTGTGCTGTTTTCATCTACAAACGAAGCTAAACATTGCAGAATAAAAGCCAGCTGAAACGGTCGCCATTCAGGTATTCTACTTGACGGAAAATCTAAATTGTCGTAATCATCAAAGTTGTGTTGCAACGCTTCGTTTCGCTCCCAAACTTCAAAACCTTCTTTTTTCTTACTAAAATGCTGTGCCGTTTGGAACATCTGCAAATAAATTGCTGTGTTTGCCAACTGAAACGCACGCAACGCATTTTCGTTCTCAGAAAGCAATCTTATTCCGTTGCTAATACGCTTGTAAATTTGCTCGCATTTTGTAATGTTTTTCAAACCTAATTCATTTTTGTTAGCTTCTTTTCGCGCATCTTCAATCCAAGTTTTATACGCTTCTGCCACTTTGCTAAGGTTTGAAATAATGTTGTCTTTACTTGTGTTGTAAACAGAAAGATTTTTGATGTTAAGAATCTCGCCTCTGATTTTGTCGGTTTCCGAACTTTGGCTTTTTACATCGTATTCCGGCAAAAATGTAGATTGTATCCATTGTGGTGTGTTAGGCGATTGAGCATTTTCCCAAGTGCAAGCTGTGTTGTGCCCAATCCCGAAAGCCAGTTTATCACGATAGAGATAATCCAACATTCTATCTTCATCGGTTTTATAAAGATGTGCTTTGTAATCTCTGAATGGTAACAATTTTTCGCTTTCAATTCTAATTTCGGTCTGAAAACAAGACAATTGATTTACTTTTTCTTTTGAAAGTGAAAACTTGCCTTTTGCAATCAACGATTTATTTTCAACAATTGCCCTGATGTAGTATTTATCTGCATAGTCAGGATAGAGTTTCAAATGAAATACAAGACTTTCTTTCATCTCTTTACTCCATTTTTCAGTATTTACGTTTAGTTGTTCAGATAACTTTAATTCTATATGCTGATTGTCGGCAGAAAGAATATCCGCAATGTTTATTTCAACTTCAATTTTGTTATCGTTACGTTTGTATTTATCCTTGAAAAATAGTTTTGAAATGGTTTTGTATAAAGCATGGTCGTAAGAAGTGGCTTTGGTAAAAGCCTTTAATCCGTCTTGAAATGCCTGATATTCTGCGGTTGTTTTTCCGTCTTTGGTTCGTTGTAATTTTTTAGTTTGAGAAAGTGTTTTGTTTTCCTCATCGTAACTCACAACACTATTCAATCCGTATT from the Sphingobacterium thalpophilum genome contains:
- a CDS encoding nucleoid-associated protein — its product is MKLNRLIIHELIKESGKTEVDYTPSESLLLVNDGLTKMIENIHESFEKSITSYHRFKTNTQSEPIYINAHKYINKDKTDKRFLSWSKTGMRKLEDLVENIPFATGGFYVFSDYELKGINFLSIVIVRNKDAFNISWDEEHKIYSVDTTQNINIEQMAMGFRLNVNSYVAKTDRNYIAIISKRTEDASQYFKDWVCVDDGTSSKINTNNLIQIIKEIGEPDTFDGDEDDFLKHIHDTIWSEQRANKGYINVDRLSDLFYQDPSYLRTYAEESYGTELDSDFKVNTSSLKKLIRYKASVKGISVSLDVEHFQNETVELKDGCVIIKNRSIYNQLWQQRNEEN
- the drmB gene encoding DUF1998 domain-containing protein, which produces MPNDKIKHGRSKHISNYGGVGSLIETTDNSIIIETFDEWGYSELNEKLAHYIVKDDRLLQRLKNRFPNLKHLVAIPTDRDSFLHNVRPKASYFPKWFYCTRCNRFANYSEWKKRWTASGKKTDFFNPPKCSNKDCKENHLEQIRFVMTCSNGHIHDLPWEFWNNRLSSDISQQNDEENENATEKPNGPQLDFTQTCCDNQDLIYKISRENTELSGIWIECKNCKKRANLRGVFNFEQPCPGKKYWLKPDNGKFHEEECKANTSVKLKTSNSVYYANSLGSLYIPELQNPLSTEIRIDIDNMVESGDFTNELIVQLVSIQKKIDKELIQQYLETGDIKYIPDNIYRETEYKYFLEKKQPDNKQIKFHVIDCNAHINGFSKLIKIDKLKKTTVQTSFTRNEPIDVDSILQNSTDYEYTVQRQSVSKNNFETRTLPALESYGEGILFVLDEHKLKQWERQLEVIERTEKIKSNAENVDWKSHQIIAKSLTPRKVLIHTLSHLIMRELEYVCGYPTSSLSERLYVSETMHGFLISAFDGTDGYLGGLSNLCNDLKNLNNIINSAIFRATDCSSDPICIESEGQGVGQLNLSACHSCTLTPETTCELSNLYLDRKLVVSNDYGFFNNLVS
- a CDS encoding helicase-related protein — protein: MSVKENRDIVIERVQKEIIGPGSDLFHCKKDFSDEIIEGKPLQRYFSGILFPKQLQPNGSDNGEQEMKDEDVDDVADLSSDKIEEENKLKEVFEEDEDETDKTDTQPKYTANTFFPSHFGITFAVKNTCKRFKAIVRFGNYIKAKPEEIKISYGGDSVNLLSEYGLNSVVSYDEENKTLSQTKKLQRTKDGKTTAEYQAFQDGLKAFTKATSYDHALYKTISKLFFKDKYKRNDNKIEVEINIADILSADNQHIELKLSEQLNVNTEKWSKEMKESLVFHLKLYPDYADKYYIRAIVENKSLIAKGKFSLSKEKVNQLSCFQTEIRIESEKLLPFRDYKAHLYKTDEDRMLDYLYRDKLAFGIGHNTACTWENAQSPNTPQWIQSTFLPEYDVKSQSSETDKIRGEILNIKNLSVYNTSKDNIISNLSKVAEAYKTWIEDARKEANKNELGLKNITKCEQIYKRISNGIRLLSENENALRAFQLANTAIYLQMFQTAQHFSKKKEGFEVWERNEALQHNFDDYDNLDFPSSRIPEWRPFQLAFILQCLASFVDENSTEKELIDLLYFPTGGGKTEAYLAVSAFLIFWRRINYSNNYGGVNIIIRYTLRLLSAQQFERASKMILACEFIRSHYNDLGDKPVSIGFWVGNQTIPNTLKEAETKLKKAQEKLNTGENHVVNPFQLSNCQWCNTKIISRLNQDDKVLQIGHRVGKANLQCHCLNDACHFSETKGGLPVVLIDEDIYNKPPTVLFATVDKFAMLAWKGEATTFFNNRNNRKPELIIQDELHLLNGTLGSLVGLFENALLKLCDNPKIIASTATVKNVDKQIQGLYGREARVFPQYATNADDTFFSKVIEESKRKYIGILPTGKTTVVTNLQLLASLLFARLEIWKQSSDKKEADNFWTILSYFKSLKEIGRFSNKINSELKPIIKQLQVRYLNDDFISANNYNKLSYRNIELTSRIPNEKIKKNLDLLEREFDGNMKEHTAYDLVLATNMISVGLDVGRLGVMVMNGMPPNTAEYIQASSRVARKNEGLVITLYDPFNTRDLSYYEDFVQFHKTFYKQVQPLSVTPFAENALEKMLFTLVLAYFRHTTPYTANDMANALIDDNVENELRSNLIQLFTEHKFAQNDIQLITEKIDDILREWRYKLESNKDLKHYYWKDRPSLIIPIQEKKNDDDTLIAMQSMRSVEPTAEILIKQY